The Spiroplasma citri genome has a segment encoding these proteins:
- the rplA gene encoding 50S ribosomal protein L1, with amino-acid sequence MAKFGKKYNKAAELVDKNKVYPIVEAIELAKQTATTKFDSTVEVAFNLNVDPRHADQQIRGAVVLPKGTGKTQRILVLTNSKEADAKAAGADFVGGKDLIEKIQKENWFDYDVIIATPDIMAELGKIGKLLGPKGLMPNPKTGTVTPDVAKAIGDVKKGKVEYRVDKNGNIHSIIGKASYKVEALKANYDVIYETIRKAKPAAVKGTYIKNIAITTTMGPGIKVLIEL; translated from the coding sequence ATGGCAAAATTTGGTAAAAAATATAACAAAGCTGCTGAATTAGTTGACAAAAATAAGGTATACCCAATTGTAGAAGCAATTGAATTAGCAAAACAAACTGCAACAACAAAGTTTGACTCAACCGTTGAAGTTGCCTTTAATCTAAATGTTGATCCACGTCATGCTGACCAACAAATTCGTGGAGCTGTTGTGTTACCAAAAGGAACAGGAAAAACACAACGAATCTTAGTTTTAACAAATAGCAAGGAAGCTGATGCTAAAGCAGCGGGTGCTGATTTTGTTGGTGGTAAAGATTTAATTGAAAAAATTCAAAAAGAAAATTGATTTGATTATGATGTTATCATTGCAACACCAGATATTATGGCAGAATTAGGGAAAATTGGGAAATTATTAGGACCAAAAGGATTAATGCCAAACCCTAAAACAGGAACAGTTACTCCAGATGTTGCTAAAGCAATTGGTGATGTTAAAAAAGGAAAAGTTGAATACCGTGTTGATAAAAATGGAAACATTCATTCAATTATCGGTAAAGCATCATACAAAGTTGAAGCTTTAAAAGCTAATTATGATGTAATTTATGAAACAATTCGTAAGGCAAAACCAGCAGCTGTTAAAGGAACATATATTAAAAATATTGCTATAACAACAACAATGGGACCAGGAATTAAAGTTTTAATTGAATTATAA
- a CDS encoding AEC family transporter: protein MVVGLPCLAFDGFMADTTVEQVKTQAAILLVGFLFYIILGIVAKYFYIKYEQDVRDALAMCTVFASTTFFGIPVVTALFEAGQATLPANIFNIPYRVFLYSLGFIVMSKPTQGQLATIAETKTETIVDAKIDPTGYAQVKTEIRAKKMATVKANLKQIFVNPILIETIIGFIFWVTQLIPGIEIVPDQNKIGSGRLFSPLRLDNTFPPLFKITKTLEGLCTPLAWLAIGMTLAKGKLREAMQDKKVWYGMIMKVILTPIIGLVLAIIFAVTGKETGVWKLNSVGLTVIVIMLAAPPASVIVAYSIGYKKQPMLASNLTLVSTLFSIISLPFWVIITTAIGATSLFT from the coding sequence ATGGTTGTTGGATTACCATGTTTAGCATTTGATGGTTTTATGGCTGATACAACAGTTGAACAAGTTAAAACACAAGCAGCGATTTTATTAGTCGGATTTTTATTCTATATTATTTTAGGAATTGTAGCAAAATATTTTTATATTAAATATGAGCAGGATGTTCGTGATGCGTTAGCAATGTGTACGGTTTTTGCATCAACCACTTTCTTTGGAATTCCAGTTGTTACCGCTTTATTTGAAGCCGGACAAGCAACATTACCAGCTAATATCTTTAATATTCCTTATCGAGTATTTTTATATTCACTAGGATTTATTGTTATGAGCAAACCAACGCAAGGACAATTAGCAACTATAGCCGAAACAAAAACAGAAACAATTGTTGATGCAAAAATAGATCCAACTGGGTATGCTCAAGTAAAAACTGAAATACGAGCTAAAAAAATGGCAACCGTTAAGGCAAATTTAAAACAAATTTTTGTTAATCCAATCTTAATTGAAACAATTATTGGATTTATCTTTTGAGTAACACAATTAATTCCAGGAATTGAAATTGTTCCTGATCAAAATAAAATTGGTAGTGGTCGGTTATTCTCACCATTACGATTAGATAATACTTTCCCACCATTATTTAAAATAACAAAAACATTAGAAGGATTATGTACCCCATTAGCATGATTAGCAATTGGGATGACTTTAGCAAAAGGAAAATTGCGTGAAGCAATGCAAGATAAAAAAGTCTGATATGGAATGATTATGAAAGTTATTCTAACACCAATTATTGGATTAGTTTTAGCAATTATTTTTGCTGTAACTGGAAAAGAAACAGGAGTATGAAAATTAAATTCAGTTGGTTTAACTGTTATTGTCATTATGTTGGCTGCACCGCCAGCATCTGTTATTGTGGCATATTCAATAGGATATAAAAAACAACCAATGTTAGCAAGTAATTTAACATTAGTTTCAACTTTATTTTCAATTATTTCGTTACCATTTTGAGTAATTATTACTACAGCAATTGGAGCAACTTCATTATTTACATAA
- a CDS encoding spiroplasma phage ORF1-like family protein, with product MKKSLSLFAIFILTFLGLVIPFITLTAFRPLNEEQYTLKQESSTGKGINETDFINTMFLRSSFFENWSDTNYFINPTLKTSKKLSFNDKWYLDFLQDSYSTGLVYDKPHDKFLEFFQMWDTFKFTYKIDKFYDVKKENFLNDLTDFIYAFAYKYNMYDVSLQIVKNVERYKENFSPRVKLKQDNWKTINGTFNNEFKTRNNKFYIISAKEQREDKTWKIIKFKNDDINNLFGNVWNNGVKIKDIWYIVNSLYRWDGDGEPETPTIDKNTGEITDWNSYQQSCVIQFINLSLTAVLRENIRVQQGGSADYENPNKVGTKRIIFDFETVDELDVQDIKKAIYRMILTVDEVNTIISGSLELNNVNNDDLSFNFSFMRTGTGQVFSFNGSIYSSLNSKDLKYYQQFSGQFDLSKFLQSFFASALVPVFQNRSSFIENGYIDNLQYDTVLVNFFALKLQNFNNILLSENINDKLQFDKLLNSMFKISQKFYTNYLRTIFDLENNTYVQGYNKKYGLLVNNGFKIYPRYFYFSDKYKQLDIKLYSAFKNRFYTINNYGSVFNYDFSVANNYDINLNSGYVFAGYLQSKYGLRYKKIEEQRIGYNVFELQAQRENDMYRYYDFNFGIYNWQEINSGGLFPDKQWWQVQYVTPEGWWDFGAHIKNAVIWIVNTIPGVKQVNELASGVGKVFETVYSFFSQIFEVWKFNPALYSTITNIFLLIIFMKFVRLI from the coding sequence ATGAAAAAATCGTTATCTTTATTTGCCATATTTATTTTAACTTTTTTGGGTTTGGTTATTCCATTTATTACTTTAACGGCGTTTAGACCCTTAAATGAGGAGCAATATACGCTTAAACAAGAAAGTAGTACTGGTAAAGGTATTAATGAAACTGATTTTATTAATACAATGTTTTTACGTAGTAGTTTTTTTGAAAATTGAAGTGATACCAATTATTTTATTAATCCAACTTTAAAAACGTCAAAAAAATTATCGTTTAATGATAAATGGTATTTGGATTTTTTACAAGATAGTTATTCAACTGGACTTGTTTATGATAAACCACACGATAAATTTTTAGAATTTTTTCAAATGTGAGATACTTTTAAATTTACGTATAAAATTGATAAGTTTTATGATGTTAAAAAAGAGAATTTTTTGAATGATTTAACTGATTTTATTTATGCTTTTGCTTATAAATACAATATGTATGATGTATCTTTACAAATTGTTAAAAATGTTGAGCGTTATAAAGAAAATTTTTCTCCAAGAGTTAAGTTAAAACAAGATAATTGGAAAACTATAAATGGGACATTTAATAATGAATTTAAAACACGTAATAATAAATTTTATATAATATCAGCAAAAGAACAAAGAGAAGATAAGACTTGAAAAATTATTAAATTTAAAAACGATGATATTAATAATCTATTTGGTAATGTATGAAATAATGGAGTTAAAATTAAAGACATTTGATATATAGTAAATAGTTTATATCGTTGAGATGGTGATGGTGAACCTGAAACACCAACCATTGACAAAAATACTGGTGAAATTACTGACTGAAATAGTTATCAACAAAGTTGTGTAATACAATTTATTAATTTATCTTTAACTGCTGTTTTGCGAGAAAATATTAGGGTTCAACAAGGTGGTAGTGCGGATTATGAAAATCCGAATAAGGTTGGTACAAAGCGGATAATTTTTGATTTTGAGACGGTTGATGAATTGGATGTTCAAGATATTAAAAAAGCAATTTATCGGATGATTTTAACTGTTGATGAAGTAAATACTATTATTTCTGGTAGTTTAGAGTTGAATAATGTTAATAACGATGATTTAAGTTTTAATTTTAGTTTTATGCGAACGGGAACTGGTCAAGTTTTTAGTTTTAATGGTTCAATTTATTCATCATTAAATAGTAAAGATTTAAAGTATTATCAGCAGTTTAGCGGTCAGTTTGATTTATCTAAGTTTTTACAGTCGTTTTTTGCAAGTGCTTTGGTGCCAGTATTTCAAAATCGTAGTTCATTTATAGAAAATGGATATATTGATAATTTGCAATATGATACTGTTTTAGTTAACTTTTTTGCGTTGAAATTACAAAATTTTAATAATATTTTATTGAGTGAAAATATTAATGATAAATTACAATTTGATAAATTATTAAATAGTATGTTTAAGATTTCACAGAAATTTTATACTAATTATTTACGTACGATTTTTGATTTAGAAAATAATACTTATGTCCAAGGTTATAATAAAAAATATGGCTTGTTAGTAAATAATGGTTTTAAAATTTACCCACGATATTTTTATTTTTCGGATAAATATAAGCAATTAGATATTAAATTATATTCAGCGTTTAAAAATCGGTTTTATACGATTAATAATTATGGTAGTGTTTTTAATTATGATTTTTCGGTTGCTAATAATTATGATATTAATTTGAATTCTGGTTATGTTTTTGCTGGTTATTTACAAAGTAAATATGGTTTGCGATACAAGAAAATTGAAGAACAAAGAATCGGTTATAATGTTTTTGAATTACAAGCACAAAGAGAAAATGATATGTACCGTTATTATGATTTTAATTTTGGGATTTATAATTGACAAGAGATAAATAGTGGTGGTTTATTCCCTGATAAACAATGATGACAAGTGCAATATGTAACGCCCGAAGGTTGATGAGATTTTGGTGCACATATTAAAAATGCGGTGATTTGAATTGTCAACACTATTCCTGGTGTTAAACAAGTTAACGAGTTAGCGAGTGGTGTTGGTAAGGTTTTTGAGACAGTATATAGTTTTTTTAGTCAAATATTCGAAGTATGAAAATTTAATCCCGCATTGTATAGTACAATAACAAATATCTTTTTATTAATTATCTTTATGAAATTTGTTCGATTAATATAA
- a CDS encoding lipoprotein, with amino-acid sequence MKKWLSIIGAIGLTITSTTTLISCEKSEKPNNNNNEENKPTIPASQPQQPPKNSNWKTINGTFNNEFKTRNNKFYIISAKEQREDKTWKIIKFKNDDINNLFGNVWNNGVKIKDIWYIVNSLYRWDGDGEPETPTIDKNTGEITDWKEQKGTK; translated from the coding sequence ATGAAAAAATGACTTAGTATCATAGGAGCAATAGGATTAACCATAACAAGCACAACAACACTAATCAGTTGTGAAAAATCTGAAAAACCAAATAATAATAATAATGAAGAAAATAAACCAACAATACCAGCATCACAACCACAACAACCACCAAAAAATAGTAATTGGAAAACTATAAATGGGACATTTAATAATGAATTTAAAACACGTAATAATAAATTTTATATAATATCAGCAAAAGAACAAAGAGAAGATAAGACTTGAAAAATTATTAAATTTAAAAACGATGATATTAATAATCTATTTGGTAATGTATGAAATAATGGAGTTAAAATTAAAGACATTTGATATATAGTAAATAGTTTATATCGTTGAGATGGTGATGGTGAACCTGAAACACCAACCATTGACAAAAATACTGGTGAAATTACTGACTGAAAAGAACAAAAAGGAACTAAATAA
- a CDS encoding DUF3627 domain-containing protein: protein MIKLSNFVKKNHNVENYFISKEFIPFTTEKASFINLPNHNRHIGFWLSNKFIYPSEKHLEQIAIGLIYDNSYPIVKYDENLKRNIWKYLTGTELINLYNQYKQNYFTKMKKALFSSEPKKVKANNNNNNLTNWSVEKEQELINDLKDLN from the coding sequence ATGATAAAATTGAGTAATTTTGTTAAGAAAAATCATAATGTAGAAAATTATTTTATTAGTAAGGAATTTATCCCTTTTACAACAGAAAAAGCAAGTTTTATTAATTTACCTAATCATAATCGTCATATTGGTTTTTGATTGAGTAATAAGTTTATTTATCCGAGTGAAAAACATTTGGAACAAATAGCAATCGGTTTGATTTATGATAATTCTTACCCTATTGTAAAATATGATGAAAATTTAAAGCGAAATATTTGAAAATATTTAACTGGAACAGAATTAATCAATTTATATAATCAATATAAACAAAATTATTTTACTAAAATGAAAAAAGCGTTATTTTCAAGTGAACCTAAAAAAGTAAAAGCAAATAATAACAATAATAATTTAACAAATTGAAGTGTTGAAAAAGAACAAGAATTAATTAATGATTTGAAAGACTTAAATTAA
- a CDS encoding plasmid recombination protein codes for MEKEDKFRSSPPIATFKKYSSKSVNKLIRHNFRIGIPENVNPEFTKYNFYYVSDKKEKIINDKGFKLANNKRFELLKNIEEDWNKQQQKYSEAQKSTFKDFCNKHNTYIEVVLPATRQEWFEKMGICQFTDIQVWDKKTDTRKMGQLIPESINYYKLNEWVNIEINFMKQWMKNNLKTDIGYLYSTVHMDETTPHIHFGFIPISKVFSKKLNEERYIISNNRVFGGKKQLQKFNNYHANYLTKAGYEIEPGEIGGKGSYNTMNFRQVKEFERNKLENEINNLFDEYISTKGNVKEFNKIKSISDDYDSLIYEIKQLKRVKWSATNLY; via the coding sequence ATGGAAAAAGAAGATAAATTTAGGTCATCACCACCAATTGCAACTTTTAAAAAATATAGTAGTAAAAGTGTTAATAAATTAATAAGACATAATTTTAGAATTGGAATACCTGAAAATGTTAATCCTGAATTTACAAAATATAATTTTTATTATGTTAGTGATAAAAAAGAAAAAATTATAAATGATAAAGGTTTTAAGTTAGCAAATAATAAAAGATTTGAATTATTAAAAAATATAGAAGAAGATTGAAATAAACAACAACAGAAATATAGTGAAGCACAAAAATCAACTTTTAAAGATTTTTGTAATAAACACAATACTTACATAGAAGTTGTTTTGCCAGCAACAAGACAAGAATGATTTGAAAAAATGGGAATATGTCAATTTACAGATATTCAAGTATGGGACAAAAAAACAGATACGCGTAAAATGGGACAATTAATTCCTGAAAGTATAAATTATTATAAATTAAATGAATGAGTTAATATTGAAATAAATTTTATGAAACAATGAATGAAAAATAATCTTAAAACAGATATTGGGTATTTATATTCAACAGTTCATATGGACGAAACAACACCCCATATTCATTTTGGTTTTATTCCAATTAGTAAAGTTTTTTCAAAAAAGCTCAATGAAGAAAGATACATAATTAGTAATAATAGGGTTTTTGGTGGCAAAAAACAACTACAAAAGTTTAATAATTACCATGCTAATTATTTAACAAAAGCAGGTTATGAAATAGAACCTGGTGAAATTGGTGGTAAAGGTAGTTATAACACTATGAATTTTCGACAAGTTAAAGAATTTGAACGAAATAAATTAGAAAACGAAATTAATAATCTATTTGATGAGTACATATCTACGAAAGGCAATGTTAAAGAATTTAACAAAATTAAAAGCATCAGTGATGATTATGATAGTTTAATTTATGAAATTAAACAATTGAAACGTGTAAAATGAAGTGCAACAAATCTTTATTAA
- a CDS encoding IS30 family transposase, with amino-acid sequence MYSHLSFMDKVKLEQLLLSKMFLKNNGEQNISAIAKCLNRHRSTILREIKRFKTTDEYSAYKSDKMYYKKRKKNNKRCKFTEEQINFIQIRFNKYHDSPSELIYRYFLKFGIKFPVCVKTLYKWIRLGFYGFLKQNLRHRGKKYKTKGKSDNRGKLTDFKSIWDIENKVSNVGWFEMDTVVGKEHLSSCLVLVEQSSRKYFAIKFENHTAMEVLVKFKEMVINNNLMGKMKGIITDRGKEFSKWREMEIFAETQVYFCDAGKPRQKPLIEKINGELRHWFPPGTDFNKVSQKRLDWVVNDVINEKLRPVLNWRTAKDVFIDNFR; translated from the coding sequence ATGTATAGTCATTTAAGTTTTATGGATAAAGTTAAATTAGAACAATTATTATTATCAAAAATGTTTTTAAAAAATAATGGTGAACAGAATATTTCTGCAATCGCTAAATGTTTGAATAGACATCGTAGTACTATTTTACGAGAAATTAAGCGTTTTAAAACTACTGATGAATATAGTGCTTATAAGTCAGATAAAATGTATTATAAGAAAAGAAAAAAGAATAATAAAAGATGTAAATTTACGGAAGAACAGATTAATTTTATTCAAATTAGATTTAATAAATATCACGATTCACCGTCAGAACTTATTTATCGTTATTTTTTAAAATTTGGTATTAAATTTCCGGTTTGTGTTAAAACATTGTATAAATGAATTCGTTTAGGTTTTTATGGTTTTTTAAAACAGAATTTGCGACATCGTGGAAAAAAATATAAAACAAAAGGAAAATCTGATAATCGTGGTAAATTAACTGATTTTAAGTCAATTTGAGATATTGAAAATAAAGTTTCTAATGTTGGGTGATTTGAAATGGATACTGTTGTTGGAAAAGAACATTTATCTAGTTGTTTAGTTTTAGTAGAACAATCAAGTAGAAAATATTTTGCAATAAAATTTGAAAATCATACTGCTATGGAAGTTCTAGTAAAATTTAAAGAGATGGTTATAAATAATAATTTAATGGGTAAAATGAAAGGAATAATAACAGATAGAGGTAAAGAATTTAGTAAATGACGAGAAATGGAAATATTTGCTGAAACACAAGTTTATTTTTGTGATGCTGGTAAACCTCGTCAAAAACCTTTAATTGAAAAAATAAATGGTGAATTAAGACATTGATTTCCTCCTGGAACTGATTTTAATAAGGTTAGTCAGAAACGATTAGATTGAGTAGTTAATGATGTAATAAATGAAAAATTAAGGCCTGTTCTGAATTGAAGAACAGCAAAAGATGTATTTATAGATAATTTTAGATAA
- a CDS encoding DUF2649 domain-containing protein produces the protein MQNDWIKLKEFFIHIFLFIDKTNVESITMWNLTQNEYLTLMVGVWVVILFLTWFFLWMVFKIVGYFK, from the coding sequence ATGCAAAATGATTGAATTAAATTAAAAGAGTTTTTTATTCATATATTTTTGTTTATCGATAAAACGAATGTTGAAAGTATTACAATGTGGAATTTAACGCAAAATGAATATTTAACCTTGATGGTTGGTGTTTGAGTTGTGATTTTGTTTTTAACTTGGTTTTTCTTGTGAATGGTTTTTAAGATAGTTGGGTATTTTAAATAA
- the rplK gene encoding 50S ribosomal protein L11 — MLTLRLDHSENLIKRRKLLVAKITRIAKLEFQAGQAKPGPELASLGINMPQFCTQFNDATKERMGDVVPVVITAFDDKTFKFELKTTPAAILLKKAAKIQKGSAKAKDEKVATISVDEVRKIAEYKLIDLNANDVEAAINIIEGTARNMGIVVQGMPSKKEKN; from the coding sequence ATGTTAACATTACGTTTGGACCACAGCGAGAATTTAATTAAAAGGAGGAAATTGCTCGTGGCAAAAATTACAAGAATTGCAAAATTAGAATTTCAAGCAGGACAAGCAAAACCAGGGCCAGAATTAGCTTCATTAGGAATTAATATGCCTCAATTTTGTACACAGTTCAATGATGCAACAAAAGAACGAATGGGTGATGTCGTTCCAGTTGTTATTACTGCTTTTGATGATAAGACATTTAAATTTGAATTAAAAACAACACCAGCCGCAATTTTATTAAAAAAAGCAGCAAAAATCCAAAAGGGGTCAGCAAAGGCAAAAGATGAGAAAGTAGCAACGATTTCAGTTGATGAAGTTCGTAAAATTGCGGAATATAAACTTATTGATTTAAACGCAAATGATGTTGAAGCAGCAATAAATATTATTGAGGGAACTGCTCGTAATATGGGGATAGTTGTTCAAGGTATGCCAAGTAAGAAGGAAAAAAACTAA
- the ptsP gene encoding phosphoenolpyruvate--protein phosphotransferase — protein MSKKLHGIGASNGIAIAKVFKLEEPKYEISNNTVSDSAKEIKILEAAMQNANTDIEKLQKIALEKLGAEKAAIFEAHKEILRDPAMIDEAKNIIIKSNNNNAAYAIHTVAQKFITMFASMDDPYFKERAADVKDVTDRLIKYILNVPVLDLATIHEEVIIVAEDLTPSQTAQLNPKFVKGFSCDMGGRTSHAAIMARSLEIPAVLGLKDITKQANHHELVMINGTTGEVILNPMSTEVKTWTAEKEKFLQLQQELLGFKYKPTVSKDGYQKFVLEGNIGAPKDVQGVLDNGGQGIGLFRSEFLYMNNDHFPTEDEQYEAYKGVLEGMQGRPVIIRTLDIGGDKKLSYFKFPEEMNPFLGYRAIRLCLDKTDVFRTQLRALLRASVHGKIGIMFPMIATIDEFNSAKKITLEEKATLIKEGHKVADNIEIGMMMEIPAAAMLADQFAKHADFFSIGTNDLIQYTMAADRMSQFVAYLYQPYNPSVLRLIKTIINGAHKEGKWVGMCGEMAGEEQAIPLLMGMKLDYFSMSATSILNARRIISKLEVSAMEKLVTEALECQTADEVLALVEKSTKNALKA, from the coding sequence ATGTCAAAAAAACTGCATGGGATAGGTGCTAGTAATGGAATTGCGATTGCCAAAGTTTTTAAGTTAGAAGAACCAAAATATGAAATTTCGAATAATACGGTTTCTGATTCAGCAAAAGAAATTAAAATACTAGAAGCAGCAATGCAAAATGCAAACACAGATATTGAAAAACTACAAAAGATTGCCTTAGAAAAATTAGGGGCAGAAAAAGCAGCAATTTTTGAAGCACATAAGGAAATTTTGCGTGACCCAGCAATGATTGATGAAGCAAAAAATATTATTATTAAGAGTAATAACAATAATGCAGCATATGCAATTCATACTGTTGCTCAAAAGTTTATTACAATGTTTGCAAGTATGGATGATCCATATTTTAAAGAACGTGCAGCAGATGTTAAAGATGTAACTGATCGTTTAATTAAGTATATTTTAAATGTTCCGGTATTAGATTTAGCAACTATTCATGAAGAAGTTATTATTGTTGCTGAAGATTTAACACCTTCACAAACAGCACAGCTAAATCCTAAATTTGTTAAAGGATTTAGCTGTGATATGGGAGGGCGTACTAGCCATGCTGCAATTATGGCCCGTAGTTTAGAAATTCCAGCCGTATTAGGATTAAAAGATATTACGAAACAAGCAAATCATCATGAATTAGTTATGATTAATGGGACAACAGGAGAAGTTATCTTAAATCCAATGTCAACAGAGGTTAAAACTTGGACAGCAGAAAAAGAAAAATTTTTACAATTACAACAAGAATTATTGGGATTTAAATATAAGCCAACGGTTTCAAAAGATGGATATCAAAAATTTGTTTTAGAAGGAAATATTGGAGCGCCAAAAGATGTTCAAGGTGTTTTGGATAATGGTGGTCAAGGAATTGGTTTATTTAGAAGCGAGTTCTTATATATGAATAATGACCATTTCCCAACTGAAGATGAGCAGTATGAAGCTTATAAAGGTGTCTTAGAAGGAATGCAAGGACGCCCAGTTATTATTCGAACATTAGATATTGGTGGCGATAAAAAATTATCGTATTTTAAATTTCCAGAAGAAATGAACCCATTTTTAGGATATCGTGCAATTCGTCTTTGTTTAGATAAAACAGATGTTTTTCGAACACAATTACGTGCTTTATTACGTGCAAGTGTTCATGGCAAAATCGGAATTATGTTTCCAATGATTGCAACAATTGATGAATTTAATTCTGCAAAAAAAATTACCTTAGAAGAAAAAGCAACTTTAATTAAAGAAGGACATAAAGTTGCAGATAATATTGAAATTGGAATGATGATGGAAATTCCAGCAGCAGCAATGTTAGCTGATCAGTTTGCAAAACACGCTGATTTCTTTTCAATTGGAACCAATGATTTAATTCAATATACAATGGCAGCTGATCGAATGAGCCAATTTGTGGCGTATTTATATCAACCATATAATCCATCTGTTTTACGCTTAATTAAAACAATTATTAACGGTGCCCATAAAGAAGGAAAATGGGTTGGAATGTGTGGCGAAATGGCTGGAGAAGAGCAAGCAATTCCGCTTTTAATGGGAATGAAATTAGATTACTTTTCAATGTCTGCAACAAGTATTTTAAATGCTCGTCGAATTATTAGTAAATTAGAAGTTTCGGCAATGGAAAAATTAGTAACAGAAGCATTAGAATGCCAAACAGCTGATGAAGTTTTAGCTTTAGTTGAAAAAAGTACAAAAAATGCTTTAAAGGCCTAA
- a CDS encoding PTS sugar transporter subunit IIA: protein MGLFSKKPKELEIIAPVDGEVIALDKVEDEVFSQKMLGEGLAIKPSAGNFIAPIAGKLITVFPTGHAYGIKSNNGVEMLLHIGMDTVSLNGKGFDIQVKQDDNIKQGDLLCNVDLTVLKAENVPSLDTPIVFTPETISGKTINIVKTGNVKQGEIIAVIK from the coding sequence ATGGGATTATTTAGTAAAAAACCAAAAGAACTTGAAATAATTGCCCCTGTAGATGGTGAAGTTATTGCTTTAGATAAAGTTGAAGATGAAGTATTTTCACAAAAAATGTTAGGTGAGGGTTTAGCAATTAAACCAAGTGCTGGTAATTTTATTGCTCCAATTGCTGGAAAATTAATTACCGTTTTTCCGACAGGTCATGCTTATGGAATTAAAAGTAATAATGGTGTTGAAATGTTATTACATATTGGAATGGATACAGTTTCATTAAATGGAAAAGGATTTGATATTCAAGTAAAACAAGATGATAATATTAAACAAGGAGATTTATTATGTAATGTTGATTTAACTGTTTTAAAAGCTGAAAATGTACCAAGTTTAGATACGCCAATTGTTTTTACACCAGAAACAATTAGCGGTAAAACAATTAATATTGTTAAAACAGGAAATGTTAAACAAGGAGAAATTATTGCTGTTATTAAATAG